GGTCGGGCTGCCGCGCGCACTCGACCTGCTGGCGCAGGAGAAAGGCCGCCGCAAGGTGGAGATGCTGCGCGAGCTGGGCGAACACCCCGAAGGCGGCGTCATCGGGCTGTTCGAGGGGCGCTACGGCCCCTACGTCAAGCACGGCAAGGTAAACGCATCGCTGCCAAAGGCGATGAGCGCGCAGGACATCACGCTGGAGCAGGCGCTGGCGCTGCTGAGCGAGAAGCAAGCCAAGAAGCCCGCCGCCAACAAGGGCGCGAAGTCCACCAGGAAATCGACGTCGAAGTCGACCCCAAAGACGGCGCCCAAGACCACAAGCAAGAGCAAGAGTAGTACCAGCGCCGCGTCGAAGACGGGGACCAAAGCTGCGCCGAAATCGACCGCCAAGAAGAAAACGGCGTCTACGTCCAAGACATCCAAGACGCCGAACAAGAAGCAGGTTCCGCAGGAATAGGCCTGCATATCTCCGTAGAAACGAACCGGGCGCTACGACTGTCGCAGCGCCCGGTTTTTGTTTGGGTTGAAGCTCCGCGCTCTAGCCTTTGACCGACCCGGCCAGCAGCCCGCGAATGAAGTAGCGGCCCAGGAAGATGAACACCAGCAGGGTAGGCAGCGCGGCCATAACCGCGCCCGCCATCGGCAGGTTCCACTTGACGGCCTCGCCACCCGCCAGCTGCGCCAGCGCAACCGTGATCGGCTCCGCTTTGGTGCCGCTGGTCAGCGTGACGGCGAACAGGAACTCGTTCCAGATCTGCGTGAACTGCCAGATGATCACCACCACGAAACCCGGCAAAGACAGCGGGAAAACGATCCAGCGGTACACGCCAAAGAAGCCCGCGCCGTCGATCTTGCCCGCCTCGATCATGTCGGTCGGCACCTCTACGTAGTAATTGCGGAAGATCAGCGTTGTGATCGGCAGGCCGTAGACGACGTGCGTGATGATCAGCGCCGCGATGGTGCCGCCGAGGTTAACGTCGCTCATGAACTGGAAGACCGGGATCAGCACGCTCTGGTAGGGGATGAACATGCCGAACAACATCAGTGGAAAGATGATGTTCGCGCCGGGGAAGCGCCACTTGGCCAGTACATAACCGTTGATTGACCCCATCAGCGCCGACAAGATCGTGGCCGTGATGGTCAGGATCGCGCTGTTACGCAGCTTCGGCCCCAGCAGATCCCACGCCTGCTGATAGCTGTTCCAGTTCACGTGTGTGGGCAGGTTCCACACGCTATTGAGCTGCCCGGCTTCATCGGGCGTTTTCAGGCTGGTGGTGATGACCGTGTACATGGGCATCATGTAGATCAGCGCCAGCACGATCAGCAGTGCGTAAAGCAGCACGCGCGAGCCGAGTTTGAGGTTAATGCCCAGGCCGCCGATCCAGTCCGCCGGGGTGGAGCGCGGGGCCGCGTGGGCGACTGTTGCCTCCGGACCCGCCAGCGCGCCTACAGCGGCCAGCTGCGGCTGGTTCGCGTAACGCGAGTACAGGTAACCCCACAGCGGCAGCAGGAACACGAGGTTACCCACCGCGCCGATCAGACCACCCAGCAGCGCTGCCCGCTGCTGCTCTGCCTCGCGGTCGAAGTACCGGTACAGCAGGTACGATCCCAGGCTGCCGATCAGCAATCCAAACACGATCCAGGAGACAACATAGGTAATCATGGGGTATCTCCTAGACCTCGTGCTCGCCGCGCAGTTGCGTTGCCAGATAGGGGATGATGATGATCGCGACCATCATCAGTAGCACGACCGCGATCGCGCTGCCCTTGGCAAACTCGTTGCTGCGGAACATCGAATAAACCTGCACGCCGGGCACGGTCGTGGGCAGGAAGTCCGGCCCAACCATCGCGAAGATCAGGTCGAAGATCTTCAGCGAGATGTGGCCGAGCACGATCGCGGCGCTGAGCGTGATCGGGCGCAGCAGCGGCAGAATGATCTTGGTGTAAACCTGGACCTCGTTGCAGCCATCGACGCGGGCTGCTTCGCGCAGCTCGTCGGAGACGCCGCGAATCCCGGCAAGATACATTGCCATCGTGTAACCCGAAAGCTGCCACACGGCGGCGATGATCAGGGCGATCAGCGCCATGTTGAAGCCATAGGGTGATTCGGCTTCGGGGATATCCAACTTTGGCAGACTGTCTGGCCCGCCGGTGAAATACCATAGAACCAGCAGCATAGTCGGAACGCCCAGCCAGATCGCCGTGCGGCTGCTGTGCCATAGCGCCTGTATTGTGCCTAGACAGAACAGGATCACGATGACTGCCGCGATTACGTCGAGCATGGTCGACCACTGGAACAGCCCGTGCATCAATTCATCTTTGCGAGCGGGGTCCCACGTGGCAAAGTCGGCGGCAACCCAGGCGAAGATGAGGACCATAGGTACGCCGAAAAAGATCGCCTTCAGGTAATTGCGCCGCGAAACTTGCATGGCGAAGTAGGCCAACAGCCCCAGCATGATGATCGCCGTGATCGGCCAAGGCACTTCGTGCCAGTTGAAGGTGAATGCGCTCCGGTTATTCAGCCACTTGAAGGTGAGAGGATCCGCGCCAACGACGGTGGGCAAAGCGTTGATACCGCCGCCGGGATTGAACAGCCAGCGCCAGATCGTGCCCGTTACGGCGAAGGAGAGCGCCATCGGGAAGAGGAAGATGGTACGGAAAATGCCTTCGCTCTTGATGTTCTGGTCAAGCAGGACGGCCAACAGGAATCCCAGCGTCAAACAGCCCACCAGGAAAAACGCCGTGAAGAAAAATGTATTGACGATGCCCAACCGGAATTTTGGCTCGATGGAGCCAAAGGCGGTAAACAAATCTTTATAGTTCTGAATGCCAATATACGCTTTGGTGGGATTGAGTTCGACGCCGCGCCAGCTTGTCAGCGACCAGTACACCGTCTCGCCGATGAAACCGTACACAAAGATGCCGAGTAAGATCACTGAAGGCAGAATTGCGCCGAAGGCATACAGACGATCCCAATCCATGCGCGACAGAGAGGATCTGATACGCGCCCACCTGGAAGGTTTGTCTCGCGTAAGTGTCGCCATAAGTAGTGCTGCTCCGAGGGTTGCCTAAATAAGATCGGAGTGAAGAGGGCCTCTGGGACGCTAAGTTCACAGAGGCCCTATGGGTGCTCATTTCGCGCTCGTATACGAAGCGCTTGTGAGTGGTCGGTGAGGCTAGCCCTCGCAGATGCGCGACTGGATGCAGACTACCTGCGATGCGTTAGCAGCTGCCTGAGAATTCCGCGCACCGAGGAACAGTTCCATAACGGTTGGGAACTCGCCCATGAAGGACTCGTTGGCGGCTGCGCCGTGCTGCAGACTGCCGACGATGGTATCCGCCTGCCAGTCGGCAGCGGCGGACTGCGAGTAGACGCTGTACAGGCTCAGGTCAGAGTCCAGTCGCGCGGCGATGGATCCCTTGAGCGGGTTGAAGATGTCCTGGCCTTCGTTGGAGCCGAGCAGTTGCAGCCAGGCGATGGCGTTGTCACGATCCGGCGCGCCGATGGGCAGGCCGAAGGAGTCGGAGAGCATGATGAAGGTCCCCGCCGTGCCGGGCGAAGCGACCCAACCGAAGCCGGTTTCCGGCTCCAGGCCGAGCGTGGTCATCATGTAACCCGCGGCCCAGTCGCCCATGACGTTGAACGCGGCCTCGCCGTTGACGACCTTATCGGTTGCCTGCTGCCAGGACAGTGTTGCGGCATCTTCGTCGGCGTTCGAGCAGTCGAGAATCTGGCCGAACAGGTCCCACGTAGCGACCACATCGTCGTCCAGCCAGGACTTTTCACCAGTCCACAGCGCGTTCCAGCCGTCCGTGCCCAGCTGCGACACGGCCACGCTTTCCCACAGGTGGATCATGGTCCAGTTTTCACCGACCGACAACGGGGTGATGTCCTGATCTTGCAGGGTCGGGCAGATCGCCAGGAAGTCGTCCCAGGTCGCGGGAGCTTCGACGCCCCACTGTTCCAGGTTGGCAGGGACGTACCACATCACGTTGGAGCGGTGGATGTTCACCGGAACCGACCAGATGCCCTCATCCGTGCTGATCAGGTCCAGCAGGCCCTGCGGGAAGACGTCCATCCAGCCTTCTTGCTCAAACAGGAAGGTCAGGTCTTCCATGCGGTCGGCCACGACCCACGTACCGATAAGTTCCTGGCCCGCGTGGACCTGGAACGAGTCGGGCGCGTCACCGCCGAGCATACGGGTCTTGAGGACGGCCTTCGCGTTTACACCGGAGCCGCCAGTCACCGTGGCGTTATTGACTTCGACGTTGGGGTGCAGAGTATTATATTCGGCGATCAGGGCTTCGAGAGCGGGGCCTTCGTCGCCAGCCCACCACGAGAAGATTTCCAGCTGGCCACTGAGGTCATCCTGAGCCAGTGTGGGGGCAACCACGACCAGGATTAGGGCCAGCGCGATTGCCAACGTAACAAGTCGTCGAGTCATCTTAAGTCTCCTCAAAAATGGTTACTAGATAGACAAGCAAACAAACTAGTGGATGGGTCGTTTACCTATGCTGGCGTGAGCACTCTCCTTTCATCATCCAGCATAATTGTATCCTAAGAGTATTATAGATCACTCTCTGATTTAGGCCAGCGAAAAACGTCCTCTCATGCCCGCGTTACCGGGAAGGCGTATAAATGAGAGGCTTATTCTTTGTTCATGCTATTGTTGCCGGGGACCCCCGTACAGGTATAATCGGCTCAGGTGAGTGGGTCGCCTTTTTGGAAACGGCACGGTGACCGCTCAGTTGTAGATATTGACCGCGATCGATGGTGGGTAACCCGCATGGTTCGGGAATAGTCGGAATGGGCGAGTCGAACGGACGGCCTCCGGTTGAGGTCGAAATAAAGTGGCTGCTGCAGGCCACGATTGAGCTCGTCGATATGCTACGCGTCCAGCGCGATTTTCTGCGCCGGCACGGGATGGCGCTGCCGCCCGGCACGCTGAACACGTTGAACGGCGTATATACCGATCTTGAGACTTATGCGGGGCAGATCACGCGGATCTCGGTCGAGCTGGGGCAGCTGCGTGCCCTGGCGGAGACGATTGCGCTCGTCAATTCGTCGCTGGATCTCAATCAGGTGCTTAACGAAGTGATGGACAAGGTGATCGCACTGACCGGGGCCGAGCGCGGCTACATCGTGCTGCGCGACGAGCAAACCGGCGAGATGGCCTTCCGCGCGGCGCGCAACCTGGACCGCGAGACCATCGACGAGGGCGGATTCATCGTCAGCCGCACCGTGGTGGAAGAGGTTGCCGCGACCGGCCAGCCGATCGTCACCACCAACGCTCAATCCGATCCGCGTTTCAGCCACCAGCAGAGCGTGATGCTGCACGCGCTGCGCTCCGTGCTGTGCGTCCCGCTGACGGTCAAGGGCGAGGTGACGGGCGTCGTCTATGCCGACAACCGCGTACGCGACGGCCTGTTCGGGGAGCAGGAATTGGCGCTGCTGGTGTCATTCGCCAACCAGGCTGCGATCGCGATCGAGAACGCGCGTCTGTACCGGCGCGTGCAGCTTACGTTGTCCGAAGTCACCGAGATCAAGGAGATGCTCGATAACGTGTTCGCGTCCATCGCCAGCGGCGTGATCACGACCGACATGTACGATACGATCACGACCTATAACGTGGCAGCAGAGCACATCCTCGACCTGCCGCGCGACCGCGTTCTGGGCCATGCCCTTGCCGAGGCGCTCCCGGCACTGTACGCGCCTATCGCGGACGTGCTGTCGAACGTCTACGCGCAGAACGCGCAGGAGACGCTCGACATCGAGCCGGAACTGGGCACACGCGGCAAGGTGTCGCTGAACCTGAAGCTCACGCCGCTGAAGGACGAGGACGAGACGCAGGGCGTCGCGATCGTACTGGAAGACCTGACCGAGATCAGGCGCCGCGATGCCACGCTGGACATGGTACGCCGCTATTTGCCGCCGGAAGTGCTGGATAATATCCAGAGCATTGACGGGTTGGGCCTGGGCGGTGAGCGCCGTGTGATCACGGTGATGTTCGTCGAGATGCGGCCTTTTTCGTCGTTCCCGCCTCACCTCAGCCCGCAGGAGCTGATGTCATGGCTGAATCTCTACCTGACCAGCGGCGCGGAGGTCATCCACCAGCAGTCGGGCGTGATCGACAAGTTCATGGGTAACGAGATTATGGTGCTGTTCAACACCCAGCTCAATCCGTATGAGCATCATGCCTGGGCCGCCGTGATGACCGCACTCCGCCTGGCAGAGACGTGCCTTACGCTGGCGAACCAGTTGGGCGAAGCACCGGAACCGCATTACCGCATTGGGATTCACACCGGCGTGGCAACGTTGGGCAACGTCGGCAGCGCCACCCGGCGCGACTTCACCGCCATTGGCGATACGGTGAACCTCGCCAAGCGCCTGCAAGAGAATGCGGAACACGGCCAGATCATCATCAGCGAAGACACCTATCGTCACAGCGCCGAGCAGTTGGTTGGTTCGGAGGCGACACTCTCTATTTCGCAGCATCCCGACGTGCAGGTCCGGGGTCGTCGCCAGGTGACGACGGTCTATGAAGTTCGCGCTTGCGCCGAGCCGGAGTGCTGAGGGACGGAATGACCCCATGTTGAGCACCGCGAACATGAATACCACGCTCTACGATCACCTGTGCCGCCTGGGCCGGGAAGTGACCGACCTGGACGGGATGCTGCGCTCGCAGTACGGACTGCTCTACCAGCGCGGGCTGGCGCTGCCGCCGGAGATCTTCGAGCGCCTCTACTACCTGCGCATCACGCTGGAAGGCGTCGCCAAACGCGTGCTCGACGACGGCGCGGAACTGGCGCAGCTGCGCGCGCTGGCGGAGACGGTCAAGCTGATCAATACCTCGCTCGACGTAGACGTGGTGCTGCGTGAAGTGATGGACACGGCCATCGCGCTAACGGGCGCGGAGCGTGGCTACATCGTGCTGCGCGACTCCAAAACGGGCGAGCTGCGGTTCCGGGTGGCGCGCAGCATGCACCGCGAAGACATCGAAGAGGACAATTTCAGCGTGAGCTGGACCATCGTCACCGAGGTCAACGAAACCGGGCAGCCCGTCGTCGCACGCAACGCGCTGCTCGACCCGCGCTACCGCGATCAGCAGAGCGTGGTGCTGCACGCACCGCGCTCCGTGCTGTGCGTACCGTTGTTCTTCCGGGGCAAGCAGACCGGCGTGATGTATGCCGACAACCATCACGTACCGGATCTGTTCGGCGAAAAAGAACTGGGGCTGCTAGAAGCCTTTGCGAATCAGGCTGCCGTTGGCATCGAGAACGCGCGCCTGTTCGACCGCATCCGGCGCGCGCTGAACGAGATCATCGACATGAAAGAGCTGATGGACGACGTCTTCGCGTCTATCGCCAGCGGCGTGATCACGACCGACACCAACGACCTGATCGTGACCTACAACCATGCCGCCGAGACGATCCTGGGCATCCCCGCGCAGGACGCGCTGGGCCGGTCGCTGGTGGATGTGCTGCCCGCGCTCTCCGAGCGGTTCGACGCGGCCCTGGCGAAGGTGAAAACGGAGGGCCGCCAGAACGTGATCGAGATCGAGCCGGTGCTGCCGGGGCGGGGCGCGGTGACGCTCAACCTCAAGCTGGCGCCGCTGACCAACGGCGACGGCGCGACTTATGGCGTGGCACTGGTGGTGGACGACCTGACCGAGATCAAGAAGCGTGATGCTACCCTCAAGGTTGTGCGCACCTACCTGCCGCCCAGCCTCGTGCGCAACATCCAAAGCATCGATCGCCTGGGGCTGAGCGGCGACGAGCGCGAGATTTCGGTGGTATTCGCGGATGTGCGCGGCTTCACCAGCTTCAGCGAGCAGCTTCCGCCGGAGGAACTGCTGGAAATTATCAACCGCTACCTGACCGTGTGCACGGACGCTATCCAGCTTCATGACGGTATCATCGACAAATATTTGGGCGACGCCGTGGTCGGGCTGTTCAACACGCAGCTCAATCCGCAGGACGACCATGCCGAGCGGGCCGTGCGCGCGGCGCTGTCGATGGTCTACGACGTGAAAGCCCTGCACGAGATTCTTGAGCCGGACCAGCGGCTGTCGTACGGTGTTGGCATCGACACCGGGCTGGCAATGCTGGGTAACGTGGGCAGCCCCAGCCGTCGGGAGTTCACGGCGATTGGCACGGCCTTCAACTTCGCCAAGCTGCTGCAAGAAAACGCGCTGCCCGGCGAAATCATGCTCAGCCAGAGTACGTATGACCGTATCGCGGATCTGTTCGCGCTGGAACCGGTCGAGCCGCGCAAGGTCAAGCCGCACCTTGAATTCGACGTGATGTACCGTGTCACGGGCGTCAAACGGCACGGGTAGAGACGGCGGCGATCATGGACGGCACTGGCGCGGAGATGGCGCACCTCAAGGCGCAGATCGCGGAGGCCGAGGCGGAGCTGGCCGCGTTGGAAGAAGAAGTGATCGATTTGCGGCGCGAGCTGGACACGTTCACCCGTGCCTATAACCGTACCATCCGCCCGCTGGCCGAACGCCTGGACGTGATGCGCACGGTGGTCGCCGAGCTTGAAGCGGAAAAACTCACGCCGCCCCAGCTTGGCGGCTTTGCTGCGTCGCCGGGGGAGGGCTGGACGCCGCCGCCCGACTACGTGCCGGTCGAGGAGCAGTTCTTTCGCACGTGGATCGCGCCGCGTGGGTCCGCGCCCGCCGAGGCGGAACTGCCCGTGCGCCAGGTGATCTTGGACGACGATCCAGACCGCATGCTCAAGCGGCTGTACCGCGCGCTGGCCCGGCGCTTTCACCCCGACCTGAGCACCGACCCTGACGAGCGCGAGCGCCGCACCCGCCTGATGGCCGAAATCAACGCCGCCTACGCTGCGCGCGACCTGAACGCACTGCATTTACTTTCTGAGCAGCCGTCCGGCGCGACGCCTGATGTGCCGCTGGCCGCCCTGGCGCTGCGCCAGTTGAAGCAAATCGTGCTCCAGTTGGAGGCACGGCTAATGACCCTGCGCCGACAGCGCAGCGAGCTGCTCAACGGTGACCTGATGTGGTTGAGCATCCAGGCCAAGCTGGCCCGGCGCGAGGGGCGCGACCTGCTGCGCGAGATGGCAGTTCAGCTTGAGCGCGACTACGCCGCCTGCCTGGACCGCGTGGATGAGCTGCGCGCGCGGTAGCCGCCGACCCTGCACGACGAAGGACGGACGCTTGACTGTTTTGATAGATCTGTTGGGCGCCGCCTACATGCTGGCGGCGACAGTAATAGCCCTCTACTCCGCCAGTTTTTTTATTCTATTGGCGATCTACCTCCTCAAGCGCAAGCAGCCGCCCGCCGCGCCCGATGTGCCCGATGACGGGCTGCTGTCCGTGACGTTACAACTGCCAATCTACAACGAGCAGCACGTCGCGGAGCGCCTGATCGATGCCATCGGCGCGCTGGATTACCCACGCGACAAACTGTGCGTTCAAGTGCTTGACGACTCCACCGACGAGACCACCGCCATTCTGCGCGCCAAAGTGGATGGCTGGCGCACGCGCGGCCTGGACATCACGCTGCTCCGGCGACCGGAGCGGGCGGGCTACAAGGCCGGGGCGCTGGCGTATGGGCTGGCGTACTGCACGACCGATTGTGCGGGGACGTTCGACGCGGACTTCGTGCCTGCGCCCGACTTTCTGCGCCGTGTGATGCCGCACTTCAACGCTTCCCCCAATGTGGCGCTGGTGCAAACGCGCTGGGCGCATGTCAACGTGGACTATAACCTGCTGACGCGCGCGCAGGGACTGGCGATGGACCAGCACTTCGCCATCGAGCAGGTGGCACGCAGCCGGGGCGACCTGCCCATGTCGATGAACGGTACGGGCGGCGTGTGGCGGCGCGCAGCCATCGTGGATGCGGGTGGCTGGTCGGCGGAGACGCTGACGGAAGACCTCGACCTGAGCTACCGCGCATTCTTGAAAGGCTGGCGCTTCCGCTACATTGTGGACGTGAGCGTGCCGGGCGAGGTGCCACCCCAGTTGACGGCGTATAAGCTCCAGCAGGCGCGTTGGGCCAAAGGCTCGACGCAGTGCCTTGCCAAGCACGCCGGGTCGCTGCTGCGCTCGGATTTGACCCTGCTGCAAAAGGTGTTCGGCTTGACGCACTTGGGCCAGTACGCGATCCAGCCGTTCGTGCTGCTGCTGTTCGTACTGACGCCGCCCGCGCTGGCGACGGGGCTGCTGCTGCGGCTGCCGCTTGCGCCTCTGGGCATCGCCAGCCTCGCGCCGCCGATCATCCTGGCGATGGGGCAGATCGCGCTCTACCCCGATTGGCTGCGGCGGCTGCTGTACTTTCCGGCGCTACTGCTGTTCAACACCGGTATGATGCTGAACAACTCGCGCGCGGTGATCGAGGCCTTGACGGGGCGGGGCGGCAACGCCTTCAAACGTACGCCCAAGTTCGGGGTGGTGCGGCGCGGCGACCGGCTGGCAGGCACGCGCTACCTCATCCGGCCCGACTGGACGACCACCGGTGAGATCGCGCTGGGGCTGTATGCGCTGTTGGGGCTGGTCGTCGCCCTATTCCGCGCGCCCGCCATGATCACCTACCTGCTCGTTTATGTGGCCTCGTTCGGCGTGCTGGCGTTCGGCAGCCTGTGGCAGGCGTGGCGCTACGGCGACTAGCGCGGCTCTGGGCAGTCTTGCCCTGCGTTCCCCTACAACACTGCGAGTTTGGGCCATAATTGACACGCGACCATAACTAGTCGCGCGTCTACTTGTTCTTATATGTTAGCTGTCACACGCCGCAAGAATTGAGCAACGACCCGTGAGAGGGTCAAGGAGGTTTGGCCGTGAGCCGTAAGACCATAGGAGCACTTTTGCTGTTGATCGGGCTGATCGCTGTCGCCGCCGGGCTGGTGCTGATGTTGGTCGTCGTGCCCGGCATGAAGCAGTGGCCGGATGACGTGGACACCGTGCGCACTTATGACGGCACGATGCCGGTACTGCTGAACGCGCAGACGTTCGAGTTCATGCCCGACCTGACGGTGACGATTGAGCGTCACGTCAAGACGGAGGCGACCGAGGGCGACGTGGCCCTGGTCAGCGAGGACCAGCAGTTGATGATGGGCGGTCAGCCGCTCCAGGCGCTGCACAAGCTTTACGCGATCGACCGCAAGACGATGGAATATACCGCCGACCATCCCGCCGAGTGGGATAGCCAGGAGGGCTTCCGCCCGCGTGGCGGGCTGGTGATCGGCTGGCCGATTGATACTGAAGCAAAAGATTATGAAGGCTGGAGCGACGATTACAACAGCGTGGTGCCGCTGACGTATGCGGACGAAGTGACGCATGATCGCAGCGGCCTGGAAACTTACTTGTTTACGTCCAGCAGCGAGCCGCAGTTGATCGATCCGGCGGCGGTGCAGGCGATGGGCCTGCCCGAAGCGCTGCCTAAGGAGCAGCTCGCGGCGCTGATCGGAAATACCGATCTCAGCCCGCTGGTCAAGAACATGCTGCCGACGCTGCTCGAAGACTGGCCCGAAGACACGGTACCGCTCCAGTACTACTACAACTACGACGCGCAGTACTGGATCGAGCCGCAAACCGGCGTGCTGATCGACACGACCAAGCATGAAGTGCGCACCGTGGGTCTCTCCGACGAGATGCTCGAAGGCTCGGCGCTGGCGGCCCTGCCGGAAGAACAGCGCGCCAGTCTGCGCGTGCCGGTGTATGACCTGACCTATCAGGCTACTGACGCCTCCGTGCAGGACGCGAAGGCCGACGCCCAGGACGCAATGGACCAGATCGACCTGTTCGGCACGACGATCCCTTACGCCGCGATTGCGGCGGGCGCGATCTTCGCGCTGCTAGGGCTGGTGTTCATGCTGCGCTAAACACGCGAACCCGGTTTTCCGAAACATCTGAAATTTATGTAGGGGCGTATCGCTATACGCCCCTACGCGTGTTTGCCGATTTCCCCGTGATCACGGCACGCTCGTCTTAAACGTGAGTGCCGTGCCGTCCCCGGCGGGGCAGACCTGCGCCAGCAGCTCCGCGCCGTCGCGCGTGTAGCCCTGCGTCCCGCAGTCGTCAGCGGCGGTGGGCGCGGTTGGCTGCCAGTGCTGGCGGCTGAGCAGGTGCGTGATCCACGTCCCGGCGGCGTCCGGCGGCAGGCTGACCGTCTCTGCTGCCTCTTTGCCAGGGTCAAGTTCGGCCAACGCCGCCGCAATCGCGTCGCGCTCCGCCTGGGGCGGGCCGGGCTGCCAGATCTCGTAGTTAAACCCGTTCATGACGATTACCTCGGACGGGTAATACGCCTCATAGGCCGCATCGAGCACGGGCGGCGGGTAAAACTGCGCGCGGAACACCAGCACGCTGAAGTCGTGCGCGCGCAGGGCGTCCACCAGAGCGGTGGGATCGTACAGGTCGTTCTCGTACAGGTTCTTGAGCTGCGTCGGGTTGGTGATCACGTCCCGATCCGCTTGCAGGCTGAAGCCCGCCTCCTCACTCATGGCGGGTTTGTCGCTGGCGCGCAGGATGTCCACGATGCGCCACCCGTTGTCGACATCGGTTTGCGACGGCACGTGGCCGATGGTTGCGTAGCCGGGTACCCAGCCCGCCGAATCGTAAAACGCGTAGCGGTCGCCGTAGCTGGACGTGAGGTTTAGCGCGTCCGCCAGCGGTCCGAAGACGCGGCCCTCGGTCGGCATGTGGATCACGTTCAGGCTGTACATGATATACAGCACTGGAATCAACGCGGCAGCAGCAGTCCGCACCTGCGCGGGCCGGACCCTGGCGCGTGACCACAGCGCGCGCAGATGGCGGCTGTATGGGTTATCAGCGACTGTCCACGATCCGTTCAGGCAACGCGCGGCGAAGATGCCTGATAGGATGCACGTCGCGGCGATCGCGGTGGCGAAGTAGCTGTCGCCCGCGCCCCACTTGCCGGACAGCGCCGAATCCGCGACGGCGGCGACCCACCAGATCGTGTACAGCGACAGGCGCGCGA
This sequence is a window from Aggregatilinea lenta. Protein-coding genes within it:
- a CDS encoding porin PorA family protein; the protein is MSRKTIGALLLLIGLIAVAAGLVLMLVVVPGMKQWPDDVDTVRTYDGTMPVLLNAQTFEFMPDLTVTIERHVKTEATEGDVALVSEDQQLMMGGQPLQALHKLYAIDRKTMEYTADHPAEWDSQEGFRPRGGLVIGWPIDTEAKDYEGWSDDYNSVVPLTYADEVTHDRSGLETYLFTSSSEPQLIDPAAVQAMGLPEALPKEQLAALIGNTDLSPLVKNMLPTLLEDWPEDTVPLQYYYNYDAQYWIEPQTGVLIDTTKHEVRTVGLSDEMLEGSALAALPEEQRASLRVPVYDLTYQATDASVQDAKADAQDAMDQIDLFGTTIPYAAIAAGAIFALLGLVFMLR
- a CDS encoding ArnT family glycosyltransferase; translation: MTNITTPPSGSPATSRAALWIGRILLAGAALLLIAHTLIYLHYAIGLMRFPFDYDQGEGFELVDTVMFSHGDWPYRNNEVYPFYASNYPPLFHLVLVPFVWIFGPAYWYGRLVGFLGTLVAASAIGYAVYREGHHRLIAVFSALAFLASNYIYHVGPLFRQHLFMVMFETLAVVVLARVMDFPDRARRRRTMIVGLALLMCAGYTKQLAAATVVAAFAFLFLRNPRRAVAWAVPFGVVGGAIFLFINISTHGEWWTNIIAANVNTFMPQQALDLFRQWMRLHWPLVLMAGLFAAYELYFARLSLYTIWWVAAVADSALSGKWGAGDSYFATAIAATCILSGIFAARCLNGSWTVADNPYSRHLRALWSRARVRPAQVRTAAAALIPVLYIMYSLNVIHMPTEGRVFGPLADALNLTSSYGDRYAFYDSAGWVPGYATIGHVPSQTDVDNGWRIVDILRASDKPAMSEEAGFSLQADRDVITNPTQLKNLYENDLYDPTALVDALRAHDFSVLVFRAQFYPPPVLDAAYEAYYPSEVIVMNGFNYEIWQPGPPQAERDAIAAALAELDPGKEAAETVSLPPDAAGTWITHLLSRQHWQPTAPTAADDCGTQGYTRDGAELLAQVCPAGDGTALTFKTSVP